A DNA window from Leptolyngbya sp. KIOST-1 contains the following coding sequences:
- a CDS encoding class I SAM-dependent methyltransferase, producing MGFYSNVLMPWFMDRSMANPAFVPHRQAVLAGVSGEVLEIGFGSGTNLPYYPESVTRLTTVDVNPGLNAIAQRRLSASPLTVENWVLNGECLPMAEASFDYVASTYTLCSIARIHEALAEIYRVLKPGGKFVFLEHGLSDRPGVQRWQHRLTPLNKALADGCHQNRNIQQLVEAHFDHVALERFGDDAMGFLGQIYYKGTATKAASVHFSTLHTSQQVSKTLAAQIH from the coding sequence ATGGGTTTCTATTCCAATGTGTTGATGCCGTGGTTCATGGATCGCAGCATGGCCAACCCCGCCTTTGTGCCCCATCGTCAGGCGGTGCTGGCGGGGGTTTCGGGGGAGGTCCTGGAGATCGGCTTTGGCAGCGGCACCAACCTGCCCTACTACCCCGAGTCGGTGACCCGGCTCACCACCGTCGATGTGAATCCGGGGTTGAATGCGATCGCCCAGCGCCGCCTCTCCGCCTCGCCCCTCACCGTCGAAAACTGGGTGCTCAACGGCGAGTGCCTGCCCATGGCCGAGGCCAGCTTTGACTACGTGGCCAGCACCTACACCCTGTGCAGCATCGCCCGCATCCACGAGGCGCTGGCGGAGATCTACCGGGTGCTGAAGCCGGGGGGCAAGTTTGTGTTTTTGGAGCATGGCCTCAGCGATCGCCCCGGTGTTCAGCGCTGGCAGCATCGCCTCACCCCCCTGAACAAAGCCCTGGCCGACGGCTGCCACCAAAACCGCAACATTCAGCAGCTGGTGGAGGCCCACTTTGACCACGTGGCCCTGGAGCGCTTTGGCGATGACGCGATGGGGTTCCTGGGCCAGATCTACTACAAGGGCACCGCTACTAAGGCCGCCTCAGTCCATTTTTCAACCTTGCATACTAGCCAGCAGGTATCTAAAACTCTGGCTGCTCAAATTCACTAG
- a CDS encoding CPBP family intramembrane glutamic endopeptidase encodes MIETKNARLRLFGVLWLAGMAGVMSLLLLPLPSLPEGAPPATLVRLLMLVQPTILLSIAVLIGVRLAPSVALAAPAAEALVSGRSLPQALRPQILPGVVGGVVSGGLLAAIALLARPLLPAAYGEAAPPPPLVRFLYGGITEELIIRWGVMTLLVWLGWRFGQRRQGSPQGQWVAIAVGLSALLFAAAHLPYAIALGLPLTSTLVGFLLVQNSLFALVAGWLFWRYGLEAAMIAHLVVHGVLLLLS; translated from the coding sequence ATGATTGAAACCAAAAACGCGAGACTGCGGTTGTTTGGAGTGCTGTGGCTGGCGGGTATGGCCGGGGTGATGTCCCTGCTGCTGCTGCCGCTCCCCTCGCTCCCCGAGGGGGCACCCCCCGCCACCCTGGTTCGGCTGCTGATGCTGGTGCAGCCCACGATTCTCCTGTCGATCGCGGTGCTGATTGGGGTGCGCCTAGCTCCTTCAGTGGCGCTGGCCGCACCGGCAGCAGAGGCCCTGGTGTCGGGGCGATCGCTGCCCCAGGCCCTGCGTCCCCAAATCCTCCCCGGCGTGGTGGGTGGGGTCGTCAGCGGGGGACTGCTAGCCGCCATTGCCCTGCTGGCCCGCCCGCTGCTGCCCGCCGCCTACGGGGAGGCTGCGCCGCCGCCGCCGCTGGTGCGATTTCTCTACGGCGGCATTACCGAAGAACTGATCATCCGCTGGGGAGTAATGACGCTGCTGGTGTGGCTGGGCTGGCGCTTTGGGCAGCGGCGGCAGGGTAGCCCCCAGGGGCAGTGGGTGGCGATCGCCGTTGGGCTCTCTGCTCTACTGTTTGCCGCCGCCCACCTGCCCTACGCGATCGCCCTGGGCCTGCCCCTCACCTCCACCCTGGTGGGTTTTCTGCTGGTCCAAAACTCGCTCTTTGCGCTGGTGGCGGGGTGGCTCTTCTGGCGCTACGGCCTAGAAGCTGCAATGATCGCCCACCTGGTGGTTCATGGGGTGCTGTTGCTCCTGTCCTAA
- a CDS encoding GNAT family N-acetyltransferase: protein MHAFAPLETPRLHLRPLAQADVDFVFRHFSDPAVNRYLLDQAPLASREEAQGIVDFFVQPTDDTYTRWVLVSKADGQPIGTCGFHKWDQRNRRAEIGYDLAPTAWGQGYMGEALKTMLSYGFTDMVLNRVEALVYPENTASVKLLEKLNFQREGILRDYFYHEGHFYDHWLLSLLKSQGD, encoded by the coding sequence ATGCATGCCTTTGCGCCCCTTGAAACCCCACGGCTGCACCTTCGCCCCCTGGCCCAGGCCGATGTGGACTTTGTCTTTCGCCACTTTTCTGACCCGGCGGTGAACCGCTACCTGCTGGATCAAGCGCCCCTTGCCAGCCGGGAAGAGGCCCAGGGCATTGTGGATTTCTTTGTGCAGCCCACCGACGACACCTACACCCGCTGGGTGCTGGTCAGCAAAGCCGACGGCCAACCCATCGGCACCTGCGGCTTCCACAAGTGGGACCAGCGCAACCGCCGCGCCGAGATCGGCTACGACCTCGCCCCAACGGCCTGGGGGCAGGGATATATGGGTGAAGCCCTGAAAACGATGCTCAGCTATGGATTTACAGACATGGTCTTAAATCGGGTGGAAGCCCTGGTGTATCCCGAAAACACGGCCTCGGTAAAGCTGCTGGAAAAGCTCAACTTCCAGCGGGAAGGCATCCTGCGAGACTATTTTTACCACGAAGGCCACTTCTACGATCACTGGCTACTGTCGTTGCTGAAATCTCAAGGAGATTAA
- a CDS encoding cytochrome b/b6 domain-containing protein produces MGSTPPYQPFLLRCLHGLTGLFLIAAILTAFWTYNTYDGRWGTVPLPNFPAIEGIHGTFGLWTLLIFPVFVVYACRPGQRRLVQANSLAQLAQPGQPLWWYTLHRGANTLALFALAFALFSGKMMDETWLPQGELTHSWYYAHLVSWGVMVAAIALHLLLSVRVGGPPLLLSIVQWRYRPQDSPTRWPQQARDWWQRHWPRPWLGWWQSRSALIGLEVTLLGTILAAWLISMLKG; encoded by the coding sequence ATGGGCTCAACACCGCCGTACCAACCCTTTCTCCTGCGCTGTTTGCACGGCTTGACGGGACTATTTTTGATCGCCGCCATCCTGACCGCATTCTGGACCTACAACACCTACGATGGCCGCTGGGGAACGGTGCCACTGCCCAACTTCCCGGCGATTGAGGGCATCCACGGCACCTTTGGCCTGTGGACCCTGCTGATCTTTCCGGTCTTTGTGGTCTACGCCTGCCGTCCTGGCCAACGGCGCTTGGTGCAGGCCAACTCCCTGGCACAGCTCGCCCAGCCGGGGCAGCCCCTCTGGTGGTACACGCTGCATCGGGGCGCCAACACCCTGGCCCTGTTTGCCCTGGCCTTTGCCCTCTTCAGCGGCAAGATGATGGACGAAACCTGGCTCCCCCAGGGCGAACTGACCCACAGCTGGTACTACGCCCATCTGGTGTCCTGGGGGGTAATGGTGGCGGCGATCGCCCTTCACCTGCTGCTCAGCGTCAGGGTGGGCGGCCCGCCCCTGCTGCTGTCCATAGTGCAGTGGCGCTACCGGCCCCAGGACAGCCCGACCCGCTGGCCCCAGCAGGCCCGCGATTGGTGGCAGCGCCACTGGCCCCGGCCCTGGCTGGGCTGGTGGCAGTCGCGCTCCGCTCTGATCGGTTTGGAGGTGACGCTTTTGGGCACCATCCTGGCGGCCTGGCTGATTTCCATGCTCAAGGGTTAA